Part of the Pseudobdellovibrionaceae bacterium genome is shown below.
TAAAGGGTTGCAGGCCAGGATCGCCATAATCACCTTTCGTATAAAACTCACTTTGCATAACATAGTATTCTTTGTCGACTTTTGGCAGCCCACCCACTGGCTCAACCAGGATAAGTCCATACATACCATTGGCTATGTGCATTCCAACTGGAGCCGTGGCGCAATGATATACATATAGTCCAGGGTTCAATGCCGTAAATGAAAACTTAGAAGTATGCCCAGGAGCGGTGAAAGACGAAGCCGCTCCGCCGCCGGGCCCTGTAACAGCATGCAAATCGATGTTGTGTGGCATTTTACTATCTGGATGGTTGCTTAGATTAAACTCTACAAGGTCTCCTTCACGGACTCGAATAAATTTACCAGGAACCTCGCCGCCAAAAGTCCAAAAGGTATAATCAACTCCATCTGCCATTTTCTTAACAACTTCTGTTGTTTCCAAATTTACGATAACCTTTGTTGCGTGATCACGCGTAATAGGTGGCGGAACATTGGGCGCATGGGTCAACACGGCCTCCTCTGAACCTTTAACTTTTCCAGGTGTTGTTTTTGTTGTTGTTGAATTGCGGCAGCCAAAACTAAACGCAATAAAAAGCAATGCTAATGCATACGTACTTACAGTTTTCATAAGATCACCCCGAGACCCGTAAAATGTTTGAAATAATTAGGCTACATTATAGCCACCGGAACAAACTGACTTCCTTGATTCGAATCAAGATTCACTATTATATTTGTGCTTTCGAGCAAGCTCGGTCACATTAACTCCAGTAGCGCTTTGCGTTATGAGTCCATCTTCTTCAAGTTGTTTAATGGCCCGCGACAAAGTCTCCGGTCGAACTCCCAAGTTGGAAGCCACCTCGTGCTTGCGCAGCCCCAACTCTATTTCATTGGTATTTCTCTTTTTGGCTTGGTCATTTAGGTAAAATTCAAGTCGATTTCGAACACTGTGAAGGGACAGGGTCATAAATCGGTTGTAATACTCAGCAAGCCATTGCCCCATAGACGCCAACATAGAAAGGGACAGAGAATTGTGCCTTTTCATAAGCTCTTTTAAGTCTTTGTCACAAATAAAAGCACATGCGGCAGGACCAACAGCGTAAGCGTTTTCGAGATATTTCGAATCCGCAATACCACTTTCACCAAAAGTATTATTTTCGCAAACCAATTTTACAAAGATGCCGTTTCCCTCAGAATTATTGCTAGTCAGACGAATCTTCCCAGTGGCGACGATATAGAGTCCATCAAAAGAATCCCCTTGAAGGTATACGCTTTGGTTCTTGAATCTCTTCATTTGTGCGTGCGCCAATATATCGTCAATGACTGGCTCAGTAAGGCCCCGGCAAATTGGGCAAAAAAAAGACTTATTTGTCATTATATTGCGATTCAATATATTGGCCCCAGCAAAGCTGACATATGGCTCAACTTACTCATTATACTTGATCTCGATCAATGTTTTTTTCATAAAACACCGATATTTATGGGCTTGACTTCAATTTCTACCAGAAGGATCAACCATGAGCTTCGCAAGGCGTTTCCTTGTTATTTTTGTACCACTTCTTTTTATCCCATTTGCATACAGCTCTCCCGAAACGGATATGTTTAAAAATGCCGACTCCGTCTCCGTAAGTGGATCAGCCCGAATCCGCTGGGAGGTCAAAGACCAACTTATGGATTCAAACGAGAAGGCCGAAGATAAAAAAGACTTTATCGGATCTCG
Proteins encoded:
- a CDS encoding Crp/Fnr family transcriptional regulator, with protein sequence MKRFKNQSVYLQGDSFDGLYIVATGKIRLTSNNSEGNGIFVKLVCENNTFGESGIADSKYLENAYAVGPAACAFICDKDLKELMKRHNSLSLSMLASMGQWLAEYYNRFMTLSLHSVRNRLEFYLNDQAKKRNTNEIELGLRKHEVASNLGVRPETLSRAIKQLEEDGLITQSATGVNVTELARKHKYNSES